One stretch of Athene noctua chromosome 27, bAthNoc1.hap1.1, whole genome shotgun sequence DNA includes these proteins:
- the RAB11B gene encoding ras-related protein Rab-11B has protein sequence MGTRDDEYDYLFKVVLIGDSGVGKSNLLSRFTRNEFNLESKSTIGVEFATRSIQVDGKTIKAQIWDTAGQERYRAITSAYYRGAVGALLVYDIAKHLTYENVERWLKELRDHADNNIVIMLVGNKSDLRHLRAVPTDEARAFAEKNNLSFIETSALDSTNVEEAFKNILTEIYRIVSQKQIADRSAHDESPGNNVVDISVPPTTDGQKSNKLQCCQNL, from the exons ATGGGCACCCGCGACGACGAGTACGACTACCTCTTCAAAG ttgTGTTGATTGGAGACTCTGGAGTTGGGAAGAGTAATCTTCTGTCACGTTTCACACGCAATGAGTTCAATCTGGAGAGTAAGAGCACCATTGGGGTGGAATTTGCCACCAGGAGCATCCAGGTGGATGGGAAGACGATAAAAGCACAGATCTGGGATACTGCAGGACAGGAACGATACCGTGCCATTACTTCAGC ATATTACCGTGGTGCTGTTGGGGCTCTTCTTGTCTATGACATTGCCAAACATCTCACCTATGAGAATGTGGAGCGCTGGCTAAAGGAGCTTAGAGATCATGCAGACAACAATATTGTCATCATGCTGGTGGGTAACAAGAGTGACCTCCGCCATCTGAGGGCTGTGCCCACTGATGAGGCCCGGGCTTTTGCAG aaaaaaataacttatcTTTTATTGAAACTTCTGCTCTGGATTCAACAAATGTAGAAGAAGCCTTCAAGAACATCCTTACAG AAATCTACCGCATTGTTTCGCAGAAGCAGATTGCAGATCGGTCTGCACACGATGAGTCTCCTGGCAACAATGTAGTCGACATCAGTGTCCCACCAACCACCGATGGACAGAAATCCAACAAACTCCAGTGCTGTCAGAACCTGTGA